CACCTCGCCAAGCAGAAGCGCGCCGCCAAGCAGCGCAAGCACCGGCACGCTGAGCTGAGCAACAGCCGCCACACCGGCAGTTATTTTTGGCAGAACCGAATACCAGAGCGCATATCCAAGCCCCGAGGTTACAGCACCGGACAGCACTGCCAAAAAGGCGCCATAGGCGCTTATCCCATCTGGCAGGATTGCCACGGCAGCAACCCCAAGTGGCACCGCATAGATGAAATTTCCTGCCGTATCGGCCAAGGCATCCACGACCTTGCGCCCGATCAGCGAATAGACCCCCCACCCTGCGGCAGCTGCAGCCATCAAAGCCGCGCCGAGCGGATGAACGGCTGCCTCACCCCCGGGCCACAAAAGCCAGCATAAACCGCCAAACGCAATCAGCGCCCCAACCCAACGTCGCGTTGGAATAGGTTCGCCCAAAATGACCGATCCGGCAAACATGGTGATCTGAACCCCGCCAAACAGGATCAGCGCACCAAGTCCGGCGGGCAAGGTGACGTAAGCAAAGGAAAATCCAAGCACATAAAGCGACAGCGCGAGCATACCGTAAGGCTGAAACCGAGGCAGTGAAAATCCGCCGCCACCGCGCGCGCGCAGCAGCAGCGCAAGGCAAAGCGCGCCTGATATAAGCCGCAGCGCCGCGAAAGATGACGGACCGATCGTACCAGTTTGGAGTGCGGCGCGGTTGAGCAGTGAATTGGCGGCAAAAGCCACCATCACCACGATTATTAAACTCACAAGCCGCACCCAAGCATCCTTTTGTCATCTACCCAGCTTCTTACCATAAGCACCAGATAAAAAAAGAGGGCCCAGCACAGGTTTTGTCCCAAGAATGCAAGCTGTATTTCAATTTTAGCACCTTTGGGCCTTTGGTTTTTCTGCTGATTGTTACGGATTGGGTAAACGTCTATATCCCAGCCGCTGTTAGCCGTATGTAGTGCCGTAATCCGCGCTTAAGCGCTGGAATATTTTCCAAGTTTTCTGGTGGCAACACTTTATATCCCCAATCCCATGGGTTTTTAAATACAGGGCTGAGCCGGTTTTGGCTCTTAAATAGTGGATTTACACCTCTGCCTGCCGCGCCCTTTATACTTGGCGGCGCAGCGAGCCTGTTTCTACACTGCAAATTTTGGTTATGCCGTGAGGAACCAATAGATAACTGCAAGGGCGGTCAATACAATCGGCCCTATTCGCGCGGCAACCGGCGCGCCGCCGCGAAACTGCATGAACAAAGTGCTCGCCTGTGTAATAATAAGTCCCGCGATAGCCCATTTCACTGCGGTCAAAGACACTTGGGCCGGAACGGTAAGGTTAAGCAGGATCGCGGCCGCCATAATAAGCAAGCCAGCTCCATTGATTTTCATTAAGGTTGGGCTTTGCCCAAGCATTTCCCCGAACCAAGCCTTTGCACTTTTGGTGCCTAAAAGCGCACCTAAGCCCATTAAGCCTGTCCAACCCGCAATCGCGAGTCCAATTACCCATGTCACCATTGTGATGATTCCCTTTAGTTTTATAAAACACCGCATCTCGTGACATCACGGCTAAAGATAGATGTCAAGATTGCCTAACCATGGCGCATCTATTTTGCACAATGGCAATCCATAAATCGCAGTTCGATTCCTGATTGCACTCAGGAAGACGCGCGCATCACAAGGACTTAGTTTACCGCAAAATATCGCAGGGTGTTTGCCAATCTATTATGTCACTCATTCCCCCAAAAAAATCGGTGATTTGGGCCATAAAAAAAGGTCCGGCTGAAACCGCCGGACCTTTATATTTTTTGCGCTAAAAAGCGGCTGGCTTACATCATGCCGCCCATGCCGCCCATGCCGCCCATGTCCGGCATGCCGCCACCTGCGGCTGCACCGTCTTTGGCTGGCTTGTCAGCAACCATGGCTTCGGTTGTGATCAAAAGACCCGCAATTGATGCCGCATCTTCCAGCGCTGTGCGCACGACTTTCGCCGGATCAAGCACACCGAAGGAAAACAGATCGCCGTATTCTTCGGTTTGCGCGTTGAAGCCAAAGGTGACATCGTCGCTTTCGCGCACTTTGCCAGCAACAACAGCGCCATCAACACCAGCGTTTTCAGCGATTTGGCGCAAAGGCGCTTCGATCGCACGGCGCACAATGGCAACACCAGCGTCTTGATCAGAGTTAGCACCCTTTAGTCCGTCGAGCGCTTTGCCAGCTTGAACCAAAGCAACACCACCGCCAACAACAACACCTTCTTGAACCGCAGCGCGGGTCGCGTTCAGTGCATCATCAACACGATCTTTGCGTTCTTTCACTTCAACTTCTGTCATGCCGCCAACGCGAATAACAGCAACACCGCCGGCCAGTTTGGCCACACGCTCTTGCAGTTTTTCACGGTCGTAATCAGATGTTGTTTCCTCGATCTGGGCGCGGATTTGGTTAACCCGTGCTTCGATCTCGGCTTTTTCGCCCGCACCGTCAACGATGGTTGTTTCGTCTTTGGTAATCTGAACTTTTTTCGCAGTGCCGAGCATGTCCATGGTAACGGACTCAAGCTTCATGCCGAGATCTTCGCTGATCACCTGACCACCGGTCAGAATGGCGATATCTTGCAGCATCGCTTTGCGGCGATCGCCGAAGCCGGGCGCTTTCACGGCCGAGATTTTCAAACCGCCGCGCAGCTTGTTCACCACCAAAGTGGCCAGCGCTTCGCCTTCTACGTCCTCAGCAATGATCATCAAAGGCTTCTGTGACTGGATCACAGACTCCAACAATGGAACCATTGACTGCAGCGATGACAGCTTCTTTTCGTGCAACAGGATCAAGCAATCCTCAAGCTCGGCTGTCATTTTGTCAGCATTGGTCACGAAGTAAGGTGACAGGTATCCGCGGTCGAACTGCATGCCTTCGACAACATCGGTTTCTGTTTCCAGACCTTTGTTCTCTTCAACAGTGATCACGCCCTCGTTGCCAACTTTTTGCATCGCATCTGCGATTTGTTTGCCGATGTCGGCTTCGCCATTGGCAGAAATTGTACCAACCTGCGCCACTTCATCGCTGTCTTTAACTTCGCGTGATGCGCCTTTAATCTCGGCCACGATGGTTGAAGTTGCCAGATCGATGCCACGCTTAAGATCCATCGGGTTCATGCCCGCTGCGACCGACTTCATGCCCTCTTTTACAATGGCCTGAGCCAAAACAGTGGCAGTGGTTGTGCCGTCACCGGCTTCGTCATTGGTGCGGCTGGCGACTTCTTTCACCATTTGCGCGCCCATGTTTTCGAACTTATCTTCCAGTTCGATTTCCTTGGCAACGGTCACACCATCTTTTGTGATGCGCGGTGCACCAAAAGATTTGTCGAGCACCACGTTGCGGCCTTTCGGGCCAAGAGTTACTTTTACGGCGTCAGCCAGAATATTGACACCGCTGAGCATGCGATTGCGTGCATCTGTGTCGAATTTGACGTCCTTAGCAGCCATTGTGCTTATCCTCGTCTAAAAAATTTCAATTAGGGGTACGATTAGGCAATAATGCCTAGAATATCGCTTTCTTTCATGATCAAAAGCTCTTCTCCATCGAGAGTAACTTCTGTACCTGACCATTTGCCAAACAGAACTTTATCTCCTGCAGACACAGCCATTTCAATCAGCTCGCCACTGTCTTTACGGGCGCCTTCGCCGCATGAAACAACGATACCTTCGGCTGGTTTCTCTTTTGCGCTTTCGGGAATGATTAATCCCCCAGCTGTTTTATCATCGCCTTCTACGCGACGGACCAAAACGCGGTCATGAAGCGGTGTAAATGCCATCTCTGAGGCTCCTTACGCTCAAATTTAAATTAAACCCTTGCGGGCCATTATCACTCACACCAGGCGAGTGCTAACGGAACGTAACTAGGTGTGGTTACCCTATCTGTCAACCAGCAAATGCAAAAAAACCAATTTAGTTCAGAACAGGTTTGCCAAATGGCGCGCGGGTAAAATAGAGTGCCATAAAAATCCTCTTAATACGCGCGCGCTGCCCTCTTAAATAGACAAACCGCGCCCCTTTAAAAGGGCCTCAACTTTTGGAAGTCGGCCACGGTAGGCGAGATAAAGCGCCTTAGGATCGTCCGCGCCGCCACGAGACAGAATATTAGCCTCAAGAGACTTTGCCAAATCGGGATCAAACGCATCACCTTTTTCCTCAAACGCGGCAAAGGCATCGGCGTCCATCACTTCGGACCACATATAGCTGTAATAGGCACTTGCGTAATAGCCCCCAGAAAACACATGCCCAAACTGCGGCGTTGCATGGCGCATTCCGATCGCTGGCGGCATGCCCATTGATTGCAAAATATCATCCTGACGCGCGATAATATCTGTCGGCACGTCCTGGGTGTGAAACGCAAGATCAACCATGGCCGAAGCCACATATTCCACGGTCTGAAACCCCATATCAAAGGTCGCCGCTTTCAGCACCTTGTCCAGCAGATCGGCAGGCATCGCGGCACCGGTATCGACATGGGTGGCAAAGCGTTGCAAAACCTCCGGCACTTCGAGCCAATGCTCATAAAGCTGGCTGGGCAATTCCACAAAATCGCGCGGCACTGAAGTGCCCGACACCATTTCATAGCGGACATTTGACAGCATTTGATGCAGTGCATGGCCAAATTCGTGAAATAATGTGCGCGCATCATCATAAGACAGCAAAGCCGGATCGGATTTGGCGAAATTACACACATTGATCACAATCGGGGCTTGCACTTTGGGCAGTTTGGCCTGCGCGCGCATAGCCGAACACCACGCGCCTGAGCGTTTCGATCCACGGGCAAAATAGTCACCAATAAACAGCGCGATATGTTCGCCGTCGCGGGTCACTTCCCACGCGCGGCAATCGGGGTGGTAAAGCGGGATATCAACCGGCTCAAAGCTCAAACCAAACAGCCGCGCGGCACAATCAAATGCTGCATCAATCATTCGGTCAAGCTGAAAATAGGGCTTAAGCGTTGCCTCATCCAGATCATGCTCGGCCTTGCGCCGCTTTTCCGCATAATAGCGCCAATCCCATTTTTCTAGATCGCCATTAAGACCATCGGCCTGCATCATCGCGGTCAGTACTTCTGCGTCCTGCTCGGCGCGCGCTTTTGCTGGCGACCAGACATCATCCAGCAATTGGCGGACATTTTCGGGCGTTTTTGCCATCTCGGTTTCGAGTTTAAATGAGGCAAAGTCTTGATAGCCAAGAAGCGTGGCCATCTCTTGGCGCAGCGCCAACATCTCGCGCGCCAGATCACGGTTGTCGGTCGCGCCCCCGTTTGCACCCCGCGCAGCCCAGGCTTTATACGCTGTCTTGCGCAGATCCCGCTGCGGTGAAAACTGCATGAACGGCACCACCAAAGA
The nucleotide sequence above comes from Rhodobacteraceae bacterium Araon29. Encoded proteins:
- the groL gene encoding chaperonin GroEL, producing the protein MAAKDVKFDTDARNRMLSGVNILADAVKVTLGPKGRNVVLDKSFGAPRITKDGVTVAKEIELEDKFENMGAQMVKEVASRTNDEAGDGTTTATVLAQAIVKEGMKSVAAGMNPMDLKRGIDLATSTIVAEIKGASREVKDSDEVAQVGTISANGEADIGKQIADAMQKVGNEGVITVEENKGLETETDVVEGMQFDRGYLSPYFVTNADKMTAELEDCLILLHEKKLSSLQSMVPLLESVIQSQKPLMIIAEDVEGEALATLVVNKLRGGLKISAVKAPGFGDRRKAMLQDIAILTGGQVISEDLGMKLESVTMDMLGTAKKVQITKDETTIVDGAGEKAEIEARVNQIRAQIEETTSDYDREKLQERVAKLAGGVAVIRVGGMTEVEVKERKDRVDDALNATRAAVQEGVVVGGGVALVQAGKALDGLKGANSDQDAGVAIVRRAIEAPLRQIAENAGVDGAVVAGKVRESDDVTFGFNAQTEEYGDLFSFGVLDPAKVVRTALEDAASIAGLLITTEAMVADKPAKDGAAAGGGMPDMGGMGGMGGMM
- a CDS encoding peptidase M3, coding for MTNPLLTDWDTPFQIAPFDRISDDDFAPAFEQALAQDMKDTAVIADNPQSPTFANTIEALMATGEALDKVLSTFYTIAGADSNAAREALMRDFSPKLSAHSSEIYGNKALFARIDALWAKREALDLDDEQARVLMLTHRNFIRAGAGLTGAAEVRMKEIKERLAVLGTEFSQNLLADERDWHMELSDSDMEGLPEFLQAAAKSAAAEKGVEGSIITLSRSLVVPFMQFSPQRDLRKTAYKAWAARGANGGATDNRDLAREMLALRQEMATLLGYQDFASFKLETEMAKTPENVRQLLDDVWSPAKARAEQDAEVLTAMMQADGLNGDLEKWDWRYYAEKRRKAEHDLDEATLKPYFQLDRMIDAAFDCAARLFGLSFEPVDIPLYHPDCRAWEVTRDGEHIALFIGDYFARGSKRSGAWCSAMRAQAKLPKVQAPIVINVCNFAKSDPALLSYDDARTLFHEFGHALHQMLSNVRYEMVSGTSVPRDFVELPSQLYEHWLEVPEVLQRFATHVDTGAAMPADLLDKVLKAATFDMGFQTVEYVASAMVDLAFHTQDVPTDIIARQDDILQSMGMPPAIGMRHATPQFGHVFSGGYYASAYYSYMWSEVMDADAFAAFEEKGDAFDPDLAKSLEANILSRGGADDPKALYLAYRGRLPKVEALLKGRGLSI
- a CDS encoding EamA family transporter — translated: MRLVSLIIVVMVAFAANSLLNRAALQTGTIGPSSFAALRLISGALCLALLLRARGGGGFSLPRFQPYGMLALSLYVLGFSFAYVTLPAGLGALILFGGVQITMFAGSVILGEPIPTRRWVGALIAFGGLCWLLWPGGEAAVHPLGAALMAAAAAGWGVYSLIGRKVVDALADTAGNFIYAVPLGVAAVAILPDGISAYGAFLAVLSGAVTSGLGYALWYSVLPKITAGVAAVAQLSVPVLALLGGALLLGEVIGTTALGAAAVVLGGIALSVLPLAPRRKSTNRIN
- a CDS encoding co-chaperone GroES, coding for MAFTPLHDRVLVRRVEGDDKTAGGLIIPESAKEKPAEGIVVSCGEGARKDSGELIEMAVSAGDKVLFGKWSGTEVTLDGEELLIMKESDILGIIA